A window of Bacillus toyonensis BCT-7112 genomic DNA:
TGGTAAAGCGAAACTATTACAACAACTACTTTCGGATGCATATACAATAGTAGAGCTAAATGAATTTGAAGCTACTCTTGCAGGTGTACGATACATATTAAAAGAAGAAAAACATTCTATAAACAACTTTATTTTAACAAATATCGGTACAGGTACTTCTATCCATTACGTTTATAATGACCATTATATTCGAGCTGGAGGAACTGGAGTTGGCGGAGGTACTATTATGGGACTTTCAAAATTATTAACAAATATTGATCATTTTGAAGATGTAATCCCTCTTACAAAAATAGGTTCTAGAAAAGAACTAGATATTACGGTGGGAGATATTTATGGTGGTATTCTCTCTCCTATTGATAATAGTTTAACTGCAAGCAATTTTGGTAAAGCCGCTATTACAGACTCAAATTATAGTAGCTCAGATATAATTGCTACTGTACAAGGACTTGTCGGTGAAGTCGTTACTGCATTAAGCCTTCCATTAGCCGAAGCAAAAAACATTGACCATATTATTTATATCGGTTCGACTCTATGTAATAATGTACACCTTCAAAATATTATTAGTAGTTACACAAAATATCA
This region includes:
- the coaW gene encoding type II pantothenate kinase, giving the protein MERTIGIDAGGTLTKIAYINEKKELAFEKFYSHEQDKIMDWLQSNNRMKQICITGGKAKLLQQLLSDAYTIVELNEFEATLAGVRYILKEEKHSINNFILTNIGTGTSIHYVYNDHYIRAGGTGVGGGTIMGLSKLLTNIDHFEDVIPLTKIGSRKELDITVGDIYGGILSPIDNSLTASNFGKAAITDSNYSSSDIIATVQGLVGEVVTALSLPLAEAKNIDHIIYIGSTLCNNVHLQNIISSYTKYQNKTPIFLQDNGYSGAIGALLHATK